Proteins found in one Megachile rotundata isolate GNS110a chromosome 14, iyMegRotu1, whole genome shotgun sequence genomic segment:
- the LOC100877635 gene encoding 2',5'-phosphodiesterase 12 isoform X1, translating into MYVLFRNLHLKCLTSCLPISTVYQGFYKNYSQIMVQLNVNEAVLMYEEGHTKFDMLLRYINPALNVDRRFNFHRSVDEPIKNLVRRMDNNIKTYIIKKSKRKKKKANKLEEKIEPNNIGEDGIKFVRNNCVLDGDLTCKTILEHSSEIKLIIFDQEYVLKQNIPYIAKMELPLNILIDFPIYLSKFETTYVNREMSTFNWYKFENKEWIHVGEGYIYIPRISDLGCRLKVSCVPRNDTQTGPVVEVTSNGIVQPGPGLCPFDIRHAFTRSKLSGKSFRITSYNILANVYSETSLSKDTLYPYCPQYALSMDYRKLLILKELIGYNADIICLQEVDSRVYKNDLLLSLCTLNYGSIFNLKNDMQEGVVTFYNEERFDKLDSDYSIISQGINLDGFNTIWSQIQNEDLKQTFLNRNTIIQIVALKSKENSEILVIGNTHLYSRPEADDIRLLQAYYGLVYLNSFAEKIKAENAECNVSIIYCGDFNSVPESAVYQLIIKKHILNYHDDSQSDPDPRIRSVKHDVNLHSACGTPKYTNYTTTFSGCLDYIFYQTDHLEIEQVIPMPSEEELNSHMALPSVVFPSDHISLCVDLKWSK; encoded by the exons ATGTATGTTTTATTTCGTAATTTACATTTGAAGTGTCTAACCTCGTGTCTACCAATTTCAACAGTTTACCAaggtttttataaaaattattcacaaaTAATGGTGCAGTTAAATGTTAATGAAGCTGTTTTAATGTACGAAGAAGgacatacaaaatttgatatgttACTTCGTTATATTAATCCTGCCTTAAACGTAGACAGACGTTTTAATTTCCATAGATCCGTGGATGAACCAATAAAGAATTTAGTACGTagaatggataataatataaaaacttatataattaaaaaatctaaacgaaagaaaaaaaaagcaaaTAAGTTAGAGGAAAAAATTGAACCCAATAATATTGGAGAGGACGGCATCAAATTTGTAAGAAATAATTGTGTTCTTGATGGTGATCTTACGTGCAAGACTATTTTAGAACATTCATcagaaataaaattgatcattttTGATCAAGAATATGTACTAAAGCAAAATATACCTTATATTGCGAAAATGGAATTGCcattaaacattttaattgattttccaatttatctttcaaaatttgaaacaacGTATGTAAATAGAGAAATGTCAACTTTCAATtggtataaatttgaaaataaggaaTGGATTCATGTTGGAGaaggatatatatatatacctagGATATCTGACTTAGGATGCAGATTAAAAGTATCATGTGTACCAAGAAACGATACACAAACTGGACCTGTAGTAGAAGTTACATCTAATGGTATAGTACAACCTGGTCCAGGTTTATGTCCTTTTGATATTAGACATGCTTTTACTAGAAGCAAATTGTCTGGTAAaag TTTCAGAATAACATCATATAATATATTGGCAAATGTATATTCGGAAACTTCATTATCTAAGGATACTTTATATCCTTATTGTCCACAATATGCATTATCTATGGATTATCGAAAATTACTAATTCTCAAAGAACTTAtag GATATAATGCAGATATAATATGCCTTCAAGAAGTTGATAGCAGAgtttataaaaatgatttattgttATCTTTATGTACACTGAACTATGGTAGTATATTTAATCTTAAAAATGACATGCAAGAAGGTGttgtaacattttataatgAAGAAAGATTTGACAAGCTAGACTCAGATTATAGTATTATTTCTCAAGGCATCAATTTAGATGGATTTAATACTATTTGGTCACAAATTCAAAATGAAGATTTAAAACAAACATTTCTGAACAGAAATACAATTATTCAG ATAGTAGCACTAAAATCCAAAGAAAACTCCGAAATTTTAGTCATTGGCAACACACACTTGTACTCTCGGCCGGAAGCAGATGATATACGTCTATTACAAGCATATTACGGCCTAGTGTATTTAAATTCATTTGCTGAAAAAATAAAAGCAGAG aatGCGGAATGTAATGTTAGCATTATATATTGTGGAGATTTTAACAGTGTACCAGAAAGCGCAGTctatcaattaataattaaaaaacatatattaaattatcatgACGATTCGCAATCCG ATCCCGATCCACGTATAAGATCTGTCAAACATGACGTAAACTTACATAGTGCTTGTGGCACTCCAAAATATACTAATTATACTACTACTTTTTCTGGTTGCTTagattatatattttatcaaacaGATCATTTAGAAATTGAACAAGTTATACCTATGCCTAGCGAAGAAGAACTTAATTCACATATGGCTCTTCCATCCGTAGTGTTTCCAAGTGATCACATTTCTTTATGTGTTGATTTAAAGTGGTCAAAATAA
- the LOC100877635 gene encoding 2',5'-phosphodiesterase 12 isoform X3 codes for MYVLFRNLHLKCLTSCLPISTVYQGFYKNYSQIMVQLNVNEAVLMYEEGHTKFDMLLRYINPALNVDRRFNFHRSVDEPIKNLVRRMDNNIKTYIIKKSKRKKKKANKLEEKIEPNNIGEDGIKFVRNNCVLDGDLTCKTILEHSSEIKLIIFDQEYVLKQNIPYIAKMELPLNILIDFPIYLSKFETTYVNREMSTFNWYKFENKEWIHVGEGYIYIPRISDLGCRLKVSCVPRNDTQTGPVVEVTSNGIVQPGPGLCPFDIRHAFTRSKLSGKSFRITSYNILANVYSETSLSKDTLYPYCPQYALSMDYRKLLILKELIGYNADIICLQEVDSRVYKNDLLLSLCTLNYGSIFNLKNDMQEGVVTFYNEERFDKLDSDYSIISQGINLDGFNTIWSQIQNEDLKQTFLNRNTIIQNAECNVSIIYCGDFNSVPESAVYQLIIKKHILNYHDDSQSDPDPRIRSVKHDVNLHSACGTPKYTNYTTTFSGCLDYIFYQTDHLEIEQVIPMPSEEELNSHMALPSVVFPSDHISLCVDLKWSK; via the exons ATGTATGTTTTATTTCGTAATTTACATTTGAAGTGTCTAACCTCGTGTCTACCAATTTCAACAGTTTACCAaggtttttataaaaattattcacaaaTAATGGTGCAGTTAAATGTTAATGAAGCTGTTTTAATGTACGAAGAAGgacatacaaaatttgatatgttACTTCGTTATATTAATCCTGCCTTAAACGTAGACAGACGTTTTAATTTCCATAGATCCGTGGATGAACCAATAAAGAATTTAGTACGTagaatggataataatataaaaacttatataattaaaaaatctaaacgaaagaaaaaaaaagcaaaTAAGTTAGAGGAAAAAATTGAACCCAATAATATTGGAGAGGACGGCATCAAATTTGTAAGAAATAATTGTGTTCTTGATGGTGATCTTACGTGCAAGACTATTTTAGAACATTCATcagaaataaaattgatcattttTGATCAAGAATATGTACTAAAGCAAAATATACCTTATATTGCGAAAATGGAATTGCcattaaacattttaattgattttccaatttatctttcaaaatttgaaacaacGTATGTAAATAGAGAAATGTCAACTTTCAATtggtataaatttgaaaataaggaaTGGATTCATGTTGGAGaaggatatatatatatacctagGATATCTGACTTAGGATGCAGATTAAAAGTATCATGTGTACCAAGAAACGATACACAAACTGGACCTGTAGTAGAAGTTACATCTAATGGTATAGTACAACCTGGTCCAGGTTTATGTCCTTTTGATATTAGACATGCTTTTACTAGAAGCAAATTGTCTGGTAAaag TTTCAGAATAACATCATATAATATATTGGCAAATGTATATTCGGAAACTTCATTATCTAAGGATACTTTATATCCTTATTGTCCACAATATGCATTATCTATGGATTATCGAAAATTACTAATTCTCAAAGAACTTAtag GATATAATGCAGATATAATATGCCTTCAAGAAGTTGATAGCAGAgtttataaaaatgatttattgttATCTTTATGTACACTGAACTATGGTAGTATATTTAATCTTAAAAATGACATGCAAGAAGGTGttgtaacattttataatgAAGAAAGATTTGACAAGCTAGACTCAGATTATAGTATTATTTCTCAAGGCATCAATTTAGATGGATTTAATACTATTTGGTCACAAATTCAAAATGAAGATTTAAAACAAACATTTCTGAACAGAAATACAATTATTCAG aatGCGGAATGTAATGTTAGCATTATATATTGTGGAGATTTTAACAGTGTACCAGAAAGCGCAGTctatcaattaataattaaaaaacatatattaaattatcatgACGATTCGCAATCCG ATCCCGATCCACGTATAAGATCTGTCAAACATGACGTAAACTTACATAGTGCTTGTGGCACTCCAAAATATACTAATTATACTACTACTTTTTCTGGTTGCTTagattatatattttatcaaacaGATCATTTAGAAATTGAACAAGTTATACCTATGCCTAGCGAAGAAGAACTTAATTCACATATGGCTCTTCCATCCGTAGTGTTTCCAAGTGATCACATTTCTTTATGTGTTGATTTAAAGTGGTCAAAATAA
- the LOC100877635 gene encoding 2',5'-phosphodiesterase 12 isoform X2, which translates to MVQLNVNEAVLMYEEGHTKFDMLLRYINPALNVDRRFNFHRSVDEPIKNLVRRMDNNIKTYIIKKSKRKKKKANKLEEKIEPNNIGEDGIKFVRNNCVLDGDLTCKTILEHSSEIKLIIFDQEYVLKQNIPYIAKMELPLNILIDFPIYLSKFETTYVNREMSTFNWYKFENKEWIHVGEGYIYIPRISDLGCRLKVSCVPRNDTQTGPVVEVTSNGIVQPGPGLCPFDIRHAFTRSKLSGKSFRITSYNILANVYSETSLSKDTLYPYCPQYALSMDYRKLLILKELIGYNADIICLQEVDSRVYKNDLLLSLCTLNYGSIFNLKNDMQEGVVTFYNEERFDKLDSDYSIISQGINLDGFNTIWSQIQNEDLKQTFLNRNTIIQIVALKSKENSEILVIGNTHLYSRPEADDIRLLQAYYGLVYLNSFAEKIKAENAECNVSIIYCGDFNSVPESAVYQLIIKKHILNYHDDSQSDPDPRIRSVKHDVNLHSACGTPKYTNYTTTFSGCLDYIFYQTDHLEIEQVIPMPSEEELNSHMALPSVVFPSDHISLCVDLKWSK; encoded by the exons ATGGTGCAGTTAAATGTTAATGAAGCTGTTTTAATGTACGAAGAAGgacatacaaaatttgatatgttACTTCGTTATATTAATCCTGCCTTAAACGTAGACAGACGTTTTAATTTCCATAGATCCGTGGATGAACCAATAAAGAATTTAGTACGTagaatggataataatataaaaacttatataattaaaaaatctaaacgaaagaaaaaaaaagcaaaTAAGTTAGAGGAAAAAATTGAACCCAATAATATTGGAGAGGACGGCATCAAATTTGTAAGAAATAATTGTGTTCTTGATGGTGATCTTACGTGCAAGACTATTTTAGAACATTCATcagaaataaaattgatcattttTGATCAAGAATATGTACTAAAGCAAAATATACCTTATATTGCGAAAATGGAATTGCcattaaacattttaattgattttccaatttatctttcaaaatttgaaacaacGTATGTAAATAGAGAAATGTCAACTTTCAATtggtataaatttgaaaataaggaaTGGATTCATGTTGGAGaaggatatatatatatacctagGATATCTGACTTAGGATGCAGATTAAAAGTATCATGTGTACCAAGAAACGATACACAAACTGGACCTGTAGTAGAAGTTACATCTAATGGTATAGTACAACCTGGTCCAGGTTTATGTCCTTTTGATATTAGACATGCTTTTACTAGAAGCAAATTGTCTGGTAAaag TTTCAGAATAACATCATATAATATATTGGCAAATGTATATTCGGAAACTTCATTATCTAAGGATACTTTATATCCTTATTGTCCACAATATGCATTATCTATGGATTATCGAAAATTACTAATTCTCAAAGAACTTAtag GATATAATGCAGATATAATATGCCTTCAAGAAGTTGATAGCAGAgtttataaaaatgatttattgttATCTTTATGTACACTGAACTATGGTAGTATATTTAATCTTAAAAATGACATGCAAGAAGGTGttgtaacattttataatgAAGAAAGATTTGACAAGCTAGACTCAGATTATAGTATTATTTCTCAAGGCATCAATTTAGATGGATTTAATACTATTTGGTCACAAATTCAAAATGAAGATTTAAAACAAACATTTCTGAACAGAAATACAATTATTCAG ATAGTAGCACTAAAATCCAAAGAAAACTCCGAAATTTTAGTCATTGGCAACACACACTTGTACTCTCGGCCGGAAGCAGATGATATACGTCTATTACAAGCATATTACGGCCTAGTGTATTTAAATTCATTTGCTGAAAAAATAAAAGCAGAG aatGCGGAATGTAATGTTAGCATTATATATTGTGGAGATTTTAACAGTGTACCAGAAAGCGCAGTctatcaattaataattaaaaaacatatattaaattatcatgACGATTCGCAATCCG ATCCCGATCCACGTATAAGATCTGTCAAACATGACGTAAACTTACATAGTGCTTGTGGCACTCCAAAATATACTAATTATACTACTACTTTTTCTGGTTGCTTagattatatattttatcaaacaGATCATTTAGAAATTGAACAAGTTATACCTATGCCTAGCGAAGAAGAACTTAATTCACATATGGCTCTTCCATCCGTAGTGTTTCCAAGTGATCACATTTCTTTATGTGTTGATTTAAAGTGGTCAAAATAA
- the LOC100877635 gene encoding 2',5'-phosphodiesterase 12 isoform X4 yields the protein MDNNIKTYIIKKSKRKKKKANKLEEKIEPNNIGEDGIKFVRNNCVLDGDLTCKTILEHSSEIKLIIFDQEYVLKQNIPYIAKMELPLNILIDFPIYLSKFETTYVNREMSTFNWYKFENKEWIHVGEGYIYIPRISDLGCRLKVSCVPRNDTQTGPVVEVTSNGIVQPGPGLCPFDIRHAFTRSKLSGKSFRITSYNILANVYSETSLSKDTLYPYCPQYALSMDYRKLLILKELIGYNADIICLQEVDSRVYKNDLLLSLCTLNYGSIFNLKNDMQEGVVTFYNEERFDKLDSDYSIISQGINLDGFNTIWSQIQNEDLKQTFLNRNTIIQIVALKSKENSEILVIGNTHLYSRPEADDIRLLQAYYGLVYLNSFAEKIKAENAECNVSIIYCGDFNSVPESAVYQLIIKKHILNYHDDSQSDPDPRIRSVKHDVNLHSACGTPKYTNYTTTFSGCLDYIFYQTDHLEIEQVIPMPSEEELNSHMALPSVVFPSDHISLCVDLKWSK from the exons atggataataatataaaaacttatataattaaaaaatctaaacgaaagaaaaaaaaagcaaaTAAGTTAGAGGAAAAAATTGAACCCAATAATATTGGAGAGGACGGCATCAAATTTGTAAGAAATAATTGTGTTCTTGATGGTGATCTTACGTGCAAGACTATTTTAGAACATTCATcagaaataaaattgatcattttTGATCAAGAATATGTACTAAAGCAAAATATACCTTATATTGCGAAAATGGAATTGCcattaaacattttaattgattttccaatttatctttcaaaatttgaaacaacGTATGTAAATAGAGAAATGTCAACTTTCAATtggtataaatttgaaaataaggaaTGGATTCATGTTGGAGaaggatatatatatatacctagGATATCTGACTTAGGATGCAGATTAAAAGTATCATGTGTACCAAGAAACGATACACAAACTGGACCTGTAGTAGAAGTTACATCTAATGGTATAGTACAACCTGGTCCAGGTTTATGTCCTTTTGATATTAGACATGCTTTTACTAGAAGCAAATTGTCTGGTAAaag TTTCAGAATAACATCATATAATATATTGGCAAATGTATATTCGGAAACTTCATTATCTAAGGATACTTTATATCCTTATTGTCCACAATATGCATTATCTATGGATTATCGAAAATTACTAATTCTCAAAGAACTTAtag GATATAATGCAGATATAATATGCCTTCAAGAAGTTGATAGCAGAgtttataaaaatgatttattgttATCTTTATGTACACTGAACTATGGTAGTATATTTAATCTTAAAAATGACATGCAAGAAGGTGttgtaacattttataatgAAGAAAGATTTGACAAGCTAGACTCAGATTATAGTATTATTTCTCAAGGCATCAATTTAGATGGATTTAATACTATTTGGTCACAAATTCAAAATGAAGATTTAAAACAAACATTTCTGAACAGAAATACAATTATTCAG ATAGTAGCACTAAAATCCAAAGAAAACTCCGAAATTTTAGTCATTGGCAACACACACTTGTACTCTCGGCCGGAAGCAGATGATATACGTCTATTACAAGCATATTACGGCCTAGTGTATTTAAATTCATTTGCTGAAAAAATAAAAGCAGAG aatGCGGAATGTAATGTTAGCATTATATATTGTGGAGATTTTAACAGTGTACCAGAAAGCGCAGTctatcaattaataattaaaaaacatatattaaattatcatgACGATTCGCAATCCG ATCCCGATCCACGTATAAGATCTGTCAAACATGACGTAAACTTACATAGTGCTTGTGGCACTCCAAAATATACTAATTATACTACTACTTTTTCTGGTTGCTTagattatatattttatcaaacaGATCATTTAGAAATTGAACAAGTTATACCTATGCCTAGCGAAGAAGAACTTAATTCACATATGGCTCTTCCATCCGTAGTGTTTCCAAGTGATCACATTTCTTTATGTGTTGATTTAAAGTGGTCAAAATAA
- the PIG-Z gene encoding phosphatidylinositol glycan anchor biosynthesis class Z, which yields MHSKNEYRRSIDEYRPAVPVKRKIGMYWVLAALRIILTLIPQTGYIHPDEYFQSVEVISGDNFDIDVNKPWEFNSTFPIRTILIPQIIVGIPYSILNILSRYTFFYMGISLKSPYFLILFPRLLICGLSFISDYCLYKICYMYGQNYKIRLITYASSYVMFVYSTRTLSNSTELVLTALLLYYTSHSMAYSEKVVIQSDYLSDKYIKAKSGVERVKYYKLKASLPPYSLNNCLKIATVTVIGIFNRPTFIAFAFPPIFFWLQRGLGSKSVGFVDFHIRIFTFIACGIPTTVFFIIIDSFYFGYLTMAEIGNLDIGMSNFVVTPLNFLKYNSNTKNLQNHGLHPRYIHLIVNVPLLYNILGIVGLLTFGKMIHSGLKAKWLDLPRIQSVVGLMTTSFIIPIILLSIFPHQEPRFIIPTLLPLAFLYAPTISQVSGVDTISRITENNGYQTTVAAKNKLNKLQIFWFTCNILLTFFYGFAHQGGVLPLTSHIATELKAKPELTHIHLFTSHTYPIPTALLHLRNTKRTYISSGNHKYKLIKDFYLYEQGSKSIRNVCNSIALKLHECDHNYIIKKVPYRLYYALPATDLEEFIFIQNNTNLFNFHIISKYYPHVTIEKLPFSKIINSFIRLSNINIHSIPPFKETINDIFDAFQQFQLLLIRIEYLIPNKHKFVQTL from the exons ATGCATTCAAAAAATGAATATCGTAGATCAATAGATGAATACAGACCTGCTGTACcagttaaaagaaaaattggtATGTATTGGGTCTTGGCTGCTTTGAGAATTATTTTGACACTTATTCCACAAACAGGATATATTCATCCTGATGAGTATTTTCAATCTGTTGAAGTAATATCTG GAGACAATTTTGATATAGATGTTAATAAGCCTTGGGAATttaattctacatttcccatAAGAACTATTTTAATACCACAAATTATTGTCGGTATACCATATTcgattttaaatatactttcacgatatacatttttttacatGGGTATTTCATTGAAATCCccatattttcttatattatttCCACGTTTATTAATCTGTGGTTTGTCTTTTATATCAGACTATTGTCTATACaaaatatgttacatgtatggacaaaattacaaaataagacTGATTACATATGCCAGTTCCTATGTTATGTTTGTTTATTCGACACGTACATTATCAAATAGCACTGAATTAGTTCTTACAgcgttattattatattatacgtCACATTCTATGGCATATTCAGAAAAG gTAGTTATACAAAGTGACTACCTGTCAGATAAATATATTAAAGCAAAAAGTGGAGTAGAAagagtaaaatattataaacttaAGGCTTCGTTGCCTCCATACTCTTTaaacaattgtttaaaaattgcaaCAGTTACTGTAATTGGTATATTTAATAGACCAACATTTATTGCATTTGCATTTCCTCCAATTTTTTTTTGGTTACAAAGAGGTTTAGGTTCAAAAAGTGTAGGTTTTGTAGATTTTCATATTCGAATATTTACTTTCATTGCTTGTGGAATACCTACTACTGTTTTTTTCATTATAATTGATAGTTTTTATTTTGGCTACTTAACAATGGCAGAAATAGGTAATCTAGACATCGGTATGAGTAACTTTGTAGTAACTCCacttaattttctcaaatacaattcaaatactaaaaatttgcaaaatcatgGTTTACATCCTCGTTATATACACTTGATTGTAAATGTACCtcttttatataatatactagGAATTGTTGGTCTTCTTACATTTGGAAAAATGATACAcag TGGTTTAAAAGCCAAATGGTTGGATTTACCACGTATACAAAGTGTTGTTGGTTTGATGACAACATCTTTTATCATACCTatcatattgttatcaatttttcCTCATCAAGAACCACGATTTATAATACCAACATTATTACCATTAGCTTTCTTATATGCACCAACTATTAGTCAAGTATCCGGAGTTGACACCATTTCTCGAATTACAGAAAATAACGGGTATCAAACTACTGTTGCAGCAAAGAATAAGCTTAATAAACTGCAAATCTTTTGGTTTACATGCAACATATTATTAACGTTTTTCTACGGATTTGCCCATCAAGGTGGTGTTTTACCTTTAACATCTCATATAGCTACTGAATTAAAAGCAAAACCAGAACTTACccatatacatttatttacatCGCATACTTATCCCATACCAACAGCGCTTTTACATTTGAGAAATACTAAAAGGACATACATAAGCAGTGGAaatcataaatataaattaattaaagattTTTATCTTTATGAACAAGGTTCAAAATCTATAAGAAATGTCTGTAACAGCATTGCTTTAAAACTTCATGAATGTGACCAtaactatattattaaaaaagtacCATATAGATTATATTATGCTCTCCCTGCTACAGATTTGGAAGAATTCATTTTTATccagaataatacaaatttgtttaactttcatattataagtaaatattaCCCACATGTTACCATTGAAAAATTACCATTTTCGAAGATTATTAATAGTTTTATACGTTTATCAAATATAAACATACATTCAATACCACCATTTAAAGAAACAATAAATGATATATTCGATgcttttcaacaatttcaattgttattaatacgaattgaatatttaatacctAATAAGCATAAATTTGTACAGAcattataa